Genomic segment of Aquarana catesbeiana isolate 2022-GZ linkage group LG09, ASM4218655v1, whole genome shotgun sequence:
TAACATTGCAAGTACCAcattgttctatgggcatcccatatcccttcCCCCAATCAAGTTCAATTccccaaataaaacaacaaaaacaaagcaaaatacTTTTCATTGTCTATAAGTGTGACGtatggatgtctggcagcagggtgaatatGTGTGGATGTTAGTAAttagtggcaacacaccgctacactagcctttgcagtaaggtgcacatggaaaggCAACGCACATTGCAAGcaaacaaaaatttcccagcacacttacacACGTGtccaacaaaaccctctgtttttaatatGATCTGTTAGACAGAGTCATTTTGGTATGTTTGCATAGCTGGTGAGTGTGCTGGGATATTTTTGTTGGTTATAAATTGGTGTGGTTGCCATCTTTATGTATAACTTGCTCGCTGATTGTTCGCGGATTTGGGGTGGGGGCATATTgtatgccttcagctgccattttGCTATTGCTGGGAGTCCAATGTGTCcccgtgcctttaaggaggggtgggctccctccaggcacacctgcccttaatttatccactgctatatgtgctccaacttggagactctccatactatagagttaggaccacagtatacagaTAAGCCTTGACGTGGGCACTGTGACTTTCAtatatgccattgctgagctcctTCTAAAAATGATAGTTGCCAGACTGCTATGCTGATCCAATGACTTTAATATTTTCCAAATGTTCAGTCACTGAGGAAGAACAAGTATGCAGTCACAAAAGTCACAGAACCTGACTTTCAGATATGGAATGGTTAGTGTTTCGGTGAACATTTGCATTTCTGGATTAGTCCTTAATCACTTCACATTTGCTGGTAAGGATTCCTGTACATATCACCTGTGAAGCTGGTCATCAGAATTTGAAGAATATTAGTGAGTGCGGAGGCATCAGAAGCAGTGGGTTTGTAGAAAATCTGTGGTAAATGTCTGCCTGATCCTTAATCCTTAGATAACATAACAAGGTTCATCAGCTCAGGGTATGGAAATAATTTATAGTAAATCCTATAGGAAGTGAGCGATGGGAGTTTATAGTTATGGCAAACACAACACAGTAGATAAATGATGAGCCAAAGGCATGAATGGGGCAAACCGTCACTGAGTGTGATCATTCGTACATAGGCCTCTGAATAATCAGAGGATTTCCAACATATTAAGAAAACtcggttgttgtttttttttttaaagtgcttacAATGCCCTTCTCAGTCCAGATATCCTAATCAGGAAAAGAGAATATGAAAAAACAAATGGTTTTGCATTGCATAAAACAACAAATACAAGCATCTTATAAAATAGATTTTTGTTTAATACAAAGTAAGCAGTCATTTCCAATTCCATTTGCAAATATAAAAATAGCTACATCACACTTACTGCTACAATGATTCAATATAGTAATTCTACAAACGCTCATCAATTCCTGACCTGTATCTATCTCTACTGTACTTGCTTACCTGGAATGCAGCATGATCTAATGTTATTCATTGGCTCATTTTAACCTCTGCCAGGAGGCTTCTTTGTGCATCCACTACTTATAAAGTAAATTACTAGCATTCATAAAATGTATGTAAATCTGTGCAAGAACACATGAATTGCTTCCATTATTTATGGACAGTGAAAACAGATGTGTGTGCATAAAGAATAGTAACACACTACACGCTAAGGACATGTCAAGTGGATTAATCTGGCACACTTTCCAGAATTTGAGTGTAGATTCCAATGTTCAACTCAATATGCACCTTACATCCTTGTGGTAACAACGTCATAAACTCCATGTGTTACTAGCAGAATTCTGACCCATGTGTTCTGTGGGATCAGCCAACATATAAATTATAGTGCTTCATTCTCAGTGGCTCTTGGCAATTGAATTGCAATAGTTCCATAGATGTTAATCTAAAATGTAGTCTTTATAATGTTTcaaggatttgaaaaaagattaATTGGTTATTAAATTATTTCCAAAAGAGTTAACTTTAAAACGGAAACTACCATTCCTGACCTTCTTCTGAAATTACTAGTTGCCTTGCTTCAATACTTTTGAAATTACTGACCTGgaaccaggggcagatccagagtctagtctcgggaggggcactgccagaaaataaggtggcATCTCTGCAAAGGAGTTACATCACCTTTCCTATGTTGTCTTCATTTCTGATCAGTAGTCTGATCACTGGACATACTGGGTTTGGCATCATCCACCTGTACACCTAATTCCTCTTTTGTCACAAATATGAACACAGGAAGCAGAAGTGAGCCCATAAGCTTACACTTCACACCTTTTAGATTGCGCTAGTCCAGAACATGGCACACATTAACTGGCATTTCTGCAAAGGAGTTACATCACCTTTCCTATGTTGTCTTAATTTCTGAtcagcagtctgatcactgggcatACTGGGTTTGGCATCATAGATTGGCATCATCTGCCTGTACACCTCATTCCTCTTTTCTCAcaaatctgtacacaggaagcaGAAGTGAGCCCATAAGCTTAGCTTATGGACTCACTTCTGCTTCCTGTGTTCATATTTGTGACAAAGGAGGAATGAGGTGTAGTGGTAGACCATGGATGATGTCAAACCCAGTAtgcccagggccggattaagaacatcatgggcctggtactgaggattttggtggggctttttataaaaataaataagggagggaggatgagagagagagacggggatgagagagagaggatgaagcatgtgtgggagtgacagcaacgcagcccggccaaggcaagtgaccgaaggtacaaaacccagaaggaagaccaggtgaagaatgAAGTGCCCGGGACCTGCTAGATTGATCGCAGAGCTGGaaggctcagtctgacaggtaagtgtaccctaatgtgctaatatgctgtgcatactagtacattatggcataacctacctcagggcttctaaaaagtagtaatgttagcgaagtttactactttaatatcacaggagcctctcatggggccccctactgacccggtggtcaagtgcatagttgccaacatttaaaaaatattttcagggacactttttttacaagtgctatatttagagtagctgacatcccctaggttcctctatacatcacagtagtatatatataataatgggcagaacaaatatgaggactgagaagatttcctttagttgaacaaaAGTGTGCcaattctagagctggtaacattgaggatattcaatataattttaaagaactgtttttgtgggtaagaggcataggggtggagtatggatggtataacagttggcactatgtacaggagatgagaatgaaaggtatggcagtgggcactatgtacaagagaggagtgtggggggtatgacagtgggcagtatgtacaggagaggagtgtggagagaaagacagttggcagtatgtacaggagaggagtatggagggtatgacagtgggcagtatgtacaggagaggagtgtggagggtatgatggggcagtatgtacaagagaagagtgtggagggtatgacagtggacagtatgtacaagagaggagtgtggagggtatcacagtgggcggtatgtacaggagaggagtgtggacggtatgatagtgggcagtatgcacaggagaagagtgtggagggtatgacaaccAGTTGAAgagaggtggctaacatgggaagtggctggggagtgacctggttggtggcgaGCAGGGtcggactttccattgggcttgacggggctcaagcccatgggccccggccaatagggggccccgcccatTCCGAAAGCCTCCGAGAGCAGCCGAAAGCTGGCAAAAGCCGCCGAGAGCAGGCGAAAGTGGGCGAAAGCGGGCCAAAGCTGCTGAAAGccactgcagatggacactgacaaagctgcattgatgggcatttaaatgtaagttttttttccttaaacttccctcctaaaagtttttttccttaaaattccctattaaacttggggtacgtgttatacgccggcgcatgttatatgccgataaatacagtaattatcattgtatccatttttattgcttttattaatcgtggactcaggacaaataccagtacagtatcccccacttatacgcttatatattatctacttttgtgagtagccatttggctgttttatcttgtccaattaaacagacattctttaatactgcactgagtctggcgcaccttgtccttttctatttctgttttatagagctgtgcatatgtatagaagggtggggcccgaaagtgactcaagcccaggggcccccaccaccctaagtcctgccctggtgaCGAGTGTGAAAttaatgatgtgtttcaagtttctttcacatttgcggtaatacttactgccctctgaaaagtgatctgtggtggattgcttttccatgagtggtatagcagcagctgacaggcgttcattgCGAGCAAGTTTGGTTTGCAGTTGCAGAGtgaattgaaatcaataggcgagtttgacaggcgatactgcctgtcatactctgcaggcgccaagctgtccattgagctcagtccctctgacaagaagtgaggagaggcactgtgagcgcatcctctcagtctgctgcaaacagagtgtgccggcttgtatttaaactggccgctccgtatgtagcttctgacaggctgcgcaaggagccccatatctccggaaccatagatgataggagccccacattttgatcagtggtggggtaggtcttcagctGCCTAACCCCCAAATGTGACCCCTGGTCACCGAGCCACGACCCTCGAAGtcgatccttttttttttgtgatttttttttttttttgggcaaatgggcctatcttgagataaggggcctggagctgcagctccaatagcccctatgttattCCGGGCCGGAGTATTCCCAGTGATCAGATTGCTGATCAGAAATGTAGACAACATAGGAAAGGTGATGTAACTCCTTTGCACAGTATTTATGTTACTAAAGATCTGCTGGTCAAAAATCAAGGTGATATAATGGAGGGAAGGACATATTTCCCTGTTGGACTCCAGCCTAAATGGACAACTAATACAGACCTTTAGGAAAAGTGGCATGCATACAGTCCTCTCTACTACACAGCCATGATGAAAGTTCCCTTCCCTCACTCACGTCGTACTGtagcctggagaagatggagggaggaggtgggtggagccaattCACACACGCGCGGAGGAGGAAGATGTTAAATCCTCCGTTCTCAATGCTGTGGCCTCCCTCTGCTCCTTCTCGGCTCAGACCATggatgtgacgtcactggttggtAGACGCCAGGCGGCAGGCGATAGCAACCAGTGCGAGGCCAGGCCAGCGGCATGGAGATGCAACAATAAGAGGGTCTTTCTTGGCACTGCTGCTGGCCTGCTGCTGATGGAGACTAGGGAGTTGGTAATATTTCTCGGGGGGGAGCAGTTGCCCTGTTGCCCCCTCCCCCCTGGATCTGCCCTGGCCTGAAACAGGTACGCAGatcataaaaaacagaaaaaagccaTAACTGCTATCCTGCATTCTTGCTTTAGGTCAAAAGCTCAATAAATGGAAGCAAGAGTCTCAGCATATTGCCAGCCAAGTAGAGGTtttaggagaggtcagcaatggcaataTCCACATGATAGGTTTCCTATAACCCCTTCCAAACTGAGATTTATTATGGTCATTAATTCAGAAATATTCTAGTCAAatggctttattttttatttataactttCCTAAACTTTCACTGTGACAACAGCTGAGTAACAGACTGGTCACTGCCCTGTGGTTTGGAATGTGCTCACTTTTAATTTAAATATTGGTACATTAGTACAAAGTGATATAAAAAATCAATCCAAACCAAAAAGCAAACTTAAAAGGGGTGTCTAGTTTAATCAGGCAAACCACACCTGCTTCCAAGGACGTcaccagcccaaggacgtcatatgacatctttgactttcagtgggaatatctgaatgatgccttcagctacaggcatcattcagatatccttgttttcagctggcaattctgtgcaccattagaacaatcatagtggcagttccactgcttgatcgttcttataggcgacgggaggggacatcctccccctcccgccgccatccggtgcttctctgggctctcccatgACATCAaggacccagagaaagaatcggccgccgccggatgacgaccatagagatggtcaccagtcatctctatgaccgtcggaggcccgggcgttaTGACGTTACGTCCTGGCTGCAGTTGTAAACAAAGCCGGGtagcggctggtaagcatgagattgtggatttttttttcgatctcatgctttccaaccAGGAGGAAAGACATGGGGTCTTATTCACCCcgcatctcttcataaagaggacctgtcaggaaccattcctattacaagggatgtttacattccttgtaataggaataaaagtgataaaaaaacgcccctgtccccggtagctcgcgctcagaagcgaacacacacgtaagtccccacccacatatgtaaacgccattcaaaccacacatgtgaggtatcgccatgtgcGTTAGAGCAccagcaacaattctagcacctcctctgtaactctaaactggtaatctgtaaacatttttaaagagttgcctatggagatttttaagtaccgaagtttggcgccattccatgagtgcaagcaattttaaagcgtgatatgttgggtatctatttactcagcataacatcatctttcacattatataaaaaaaatgggctaactttactgttttgttattttttaattccaaaaaaaagtgtttgaaaaattgttgcccaAAAACCGTgccagataaaaagttgcaatgaccgccattttatttcctagggtgtctgctaaaaaaacatatataatgtttggggttctgagtaattttctagcaaaaaaaaaaaagtgatttttacatgtaggagaggagtgccagaatagacccgatatggaagtggttaaatcaaagtatattcatgtgttagaatggcccagtcaaagtccagacctaaatccaattgagaatctgtggcaagatttgaaaattgctattcccagacgctctccatccaatctgacagagcttgaactattttgcaaagaagaatgggcaaaaatgtcactttctagatgtgcaaagctggtagagacatccccaaaaagacttgtagctctaactgcagtgaaaggtggttctacaaagtattgactcaggggggctgaatacaaatgcacgccacactttctagatatttattcatatgtaaaaaaatgtaaaaaacatttatcttttttcttccacttcacaattttgtgccactttttggtggtctgtcacataaaatcccaataaaatacatttacgtttttggttgtaacatgacaaaatatggaaaatgtcagggggtatgaatattttttcaaggcactgtatctctgtCCTCTGCTCCCTGAAGCTTTAGTCTGTGGGCAGTCCCCCAACATCATCAACTTCAATACATGGCAACTGTATGTGGAGGGGACAAGAGTGCAACCATGGCCATGAGCAGCTTATAGACCAGGTTACTTAGATAATGGGCATTTTACCTTGCAACGCAAGGGGGAGGGGCACTACAAGGGTATTTTTTTGCAGCCAAAAGTTCAGCTTCAAGGAAAATTTACAAACAGGTGATTTCTTTAAAAACTGAAAATCACATTAAGCATTGCTACTAATATTATacattttaaaggctttaaaatgtTAATTAGCGTTCTCAGATCAGCAATAAGATCGAATGTGACCTCAGCACAATTATATAGGAAAAAGTTGCACTGTGTCAAGTCTACAATGTCatagaacaaaaaaaatattaccgGCAACTGTTTTCATTTTTTAAGTTAGTAAATCCATGCATTACTCTCTATTCCATAAATGGTCCTTCTGTTTTATTAAAACCTTATTGAAATTGTATGTGGCTATGAATTCACAGTCTTGagcatttttttgataaaaaaaaaaaagtcaaataataaaagCATTGAATAACAGAGGCCAGGCCAACATAGCAGCCTTTTGAACCACCCACATGCCTTAGACAGTATTTGGTATTTCAAAGTCATTGAAAGATCTTATACTTGGAGATACTGACATActgaagttttttttcctgaatgtGGATATGCATGTACCAACCCAACACCCTTGCTATTATTAGTCATTCTGCCACATAATCAGATAATAAGCCACATTCTTCTTGGTAGAACCTCCTTTAAAATGTTGATAGCTCAGTTGTGTTGGACAAGGTTTGATGTCTTATAGACAGTGAAGTTAAGATCCAGGCATGACAAAAATCAAATAGGCATTAATGCCATTAGATACTTTTAGCAACAAAATATATGCAGTTTGGCCAAATTGGTACCAGCGCAATTTGGGCCAATAAACTTTTAAAGAATAACTGAATGTTTTAAATGTAGGCAAATAAAAGATAAAGACTAAACAAAATACACTTCTCAAAAGCTTCTGATGAAAGCATCTATGTTCTCATGCACTGTACATGTAGTCACTACACTAAAACTAATTTATAATTCACGTTGATTAATGGAAGCTGCCATAGGTGGCCGAGATAAGTATTTTCCTTTGTGACAGCCTCCTTTAGATCCAAACCACTCTTGCAAAACCAGAAGTGGTCAAAGGGTGGTAGTGGACTTCACTTTGGAAGACAACACCTGTTTAAAACGTCTTTTCAGGTCTTGCATGTTAGGAGATCTGGGGCGCACAAGATGAAGTCCTCTTCTCTTTTCCCCATTGCAGCTGAAGATCATCTTTCCAACCTCCTGACACAGCTGGTAGAAAGCTCCATATACCCCTTCATAGTGTTCTCTAGCAGATACTTCAGCATATGTACCAGACAGTTCATTAGCAAGCTGAAGACCTTCATCGGATTCCACTTGTCGGGCTCTTAAAAGATCAGCTTTATTTCCTACCAGAAGAAGTGGAATTTTGGTGTTTGGGTGGATTTTCCTTAAGTGCTGGTACAAAGGCCTAATCATACGGTAGCTATTATAGTCTGTGATTGAAAAGACAAACACAAAGCCATCTGCCCAATAAATGGATCGATTAATTTGTTCCTGGCAGGAAATGCTGTCTGTTTCCTCCTGtaacaaaaaaagagagaagataCAAGTTTAGCTAATCCTTGTTGAAAGTGTTAGCAAGTTGCAtcaacagtaattttttttttttcactttgtaacCTGAAGAGGGATGTTCCATATGTAAGGCAAGGTGACAATCTCACATGATGGGGAACCAGCTACAGACCTAACAAGAACTTTTAAAGTTTTCCTCCAGGATGCTAAAAACCCTACAAATGTAAATGATTATTGCCTTAACTGCAGGAGTGAATaatgctttttgttttgttttcagggtcatactattaaaCATCTACTTCCAAAACATCCATGTGACAGTCCAGCAACTCTTATACCATATTGCCTATGTGTGGCAAATTTGTAGAGCGATTAAACATTCAATTCCATCTTTCACTCCTAAGTAATTCAAATTAACTGAAAACTGAcaaatgtatggtcagcttaggCCAGTGGTgactgatgtttttttttgggggggggggtggctctgcCCCCGCTGTCTGCGGCCAGcaactcctgtgtcctctcctccatcatgcAGCTTCCGCCAtgggtctcctctctcctcctcctaggtgctaggcatccaaaaggatcacctgtccttttagccaatcgggtgacgggtctcacaaCCTGATTcttgattggccggaaggaggattagtgtgataatagcgaatattcattcgctattgttacacaactaGTTCTGCTCAGAGCGCAGATGAGCTTGATGAGAAAGTGAGGGCatctgttcaggggtggcaccaggggGTGTTGTGGTGTGCTTTAGCACTCTCAAAAATTCCAAAAGCACCCCCATTAAAAGCCAACCTGTACTCCTCAGGGAAGAGTTTCACAGTTTGCAGCCTGGGTCTCCTGCCTGTCATAATGACTGCAGACAGCCCCAGCTCCTGATGCAAGTGGTGCTCCTGCCCCCATACCTGCCCCCATGTGTACATGTGCTTACTCAAGCAGTAAACAGGCACTTCCTCTAGGTGTACTTCACACTAGCCTGCCTGATCACTGCCAAATTAAAATGTAAGTATGCTGTGTATTGTGCTGAGAGTAGCATATTGTAATGTTTGTGGTGGATCATATTGTAAAGTTTGTGGTGGATGTGGTTGTAATGTTTGTGGTAAAACATACTGTaatgtttgtggtggagcatactgtAATGTTTGTGGTGAAGCATCCTGTGATGTTTGTGGTAGAGCATACTGTAATGTTTGTGGTGAAGCATCCTGTGATGTTTGTGGTAGAGCATACTGTAATGTTTGTGGTAAAGCATCCTGTGATGTTTGTGGTGAAGCACATTGTACTGTTTGTGAAGGGCAGCATATTGTAATGTATCTAGTGAAGGGAGGTTGCAGTATGGCGCTCTTCACTGAAATAGGTTGTGTTCAGCCAGTGGTACCACCCACTGAATGCAAAACGCCATTTAATTTTTGCCACAGCTGCAAAGCAAATATCACAGACTTGGTACTTGTACAGCCCTGATCAGCTTCATCTCCTTGTTCAGGTTGGCAGTCAGGGGCAGTGGAACCCCAACTCAACTGCATGCTTTTACTgcaccatctcccccccccctgccACCCGTGTGAGCAAGCCTCAAGAGAgcaccctgaccaccaatgtaaaggggcacactacacattccctgcattaaggtaaaaaatatttaggtattAGTATCACCCCCTtaccccccccttatacttacccaagTCCTCACTCAATCCAACGTTGTGCCCAGCTGCAGTGTTCTCTCCGCtctccattggcttctgctgctgtcagtcaaattcagtgAGGAGGAAGCGGGGGGCAGGACCGAGCCGCACTGTCTGTGTCTACGAATGCAGGCAGTGCGTCTTGGGATTCAGCCCGCATGTGCagccccataggaagtggcttctaaTGGGGatgcacagagaagaggaggagatagTCTCAGGTGGGACCCGAAAAAAGACACTCTGTGTaatactattacacagagcaggtaagtataacatactttatttgttattgaaaaaatatattttgactttagaatcactttaatgcatgTTGATCCTTCAAGTGTTCTGAACTACATTATGGTGATCAACTAGAAAAACAGATGTGAGTACCTATTACCACTGTAACAAAGGTGCGGAAATAATGGACCTTCTGTGCAGAGAGAGAACATTTACAGCACTAAACAACCCTGGAGCTGAACTGTTCAAGTCATAAGAACTCATCTGATTATAGGTACTTTGTACCTCATTATATGTCctgtgagtacatggactgaacaTTTGCTCAGAAGATAGCTACCTCAGAATAAAGAGTCAAGCTAAATAACGCAAGAAAAAACTACATTTACTGCTAAATCATATGCTTATTCCCAGTGTGAGTATTGGAAAAccgatatatacagtatctcacaaaagtgagtacatcccttacattttttaaaatgccattaatgtctaaaccgatggcaacaaaagtgagtacacccctaagtgaaaatatccaaatgtagccattttcccttcctgatGTCATGTggctcagtgttacaaggtctcagatgtgaatggggagcaggtgtgttaaatttggtgttatcgctcttactctctcatactggtcactggaagttcaacatggcacctcatggcaaagaactctctgagaatctgaaaaaaagaattattgctctacataaagatggcctaggctataagaataatGTCAACAttcaccatacagcagtttaactggacaggttccactcaggacaggcctcgccatggtcgactaaagaggttgagtgcatgtgctcagcatcacatc
This window contains:
- the LOC141108166 gene encoding ras-like protein family member 11A-like produces the protein MSQYSHNYLLVPIPEYPLLDCDPNRNIKIVVLGGSGVGKTALVVRFLTKRFIGDYEANTGALYSRKVTIDGEQISLQVQDTPYVSMEEETDSISCQEQINRSIYWADGFVFVFSITDYNSYRMIRPLYQHLRKIHPNTKIPLLLVGNKADLLRARQVESDEGLQLANELSGTYAEVSAREHYEGVYGAFYQLCQEVGKMIFSCNGEKRRGLHLVRPRSPNMQDLKRRFKQVLSSKVKSTTTL